From the genome of Sulfurovum riftiae, one region includes:
- a CDS encoding energy transducer TonB, whose amino-acid sequence MKIRGRTIRTLEGLLLSLLLHLLIFLLFFVSFKELKFAPPPPKSKKISLNLKQISTTPPTPPAPKAVVPPRPKPQPKAVQPQPKPQPVIPPVPKPVPQKPVVKEPVKKEPVKEPTPPAKKKLLDEKARLVVEKKETEENNVTKVVKKEKVKKEEKPKKVVKKKTEKPKKKIVKKTRPRKPSRPKGGLAGALMGSGRSVSLAPSAPSSPNYGSQMIKQLYGSEFDSFTPTQKKFIKKNLGVIHRITQRTLIQNGYPDVAVRTMQEGTNVVTFYLHPNGNITNLRLLSRIGYTALDDNTLEVIRIAYKDYPRPKTKTKITFYVQYSIY is encoded by the coding sequence ATGAAGATCAGAGGGAGAACCATACGTACACTCGAAGGCCTGCTGCTTTCCCTGCTGCTTCACCTGTTGATATTTCTGCTCTTTTTCGTCTCTTTCAAAGAGTTGAAATTCGCCCCGCCGCCGCCCAAGTCCAAAAAGATCTCTCTGAATCTCAAACAGATCAGCACTACCCCGCCGACGCCTCCGGCCCCCAAAGCAGTTGTGCCTCCAAGACCAAAACCGCAACCCAAGGCGGTCCAGCCACAGCCAAAACCGCAGCCTGTCATACCACCGGTACCCAAACCTGTCCCACAAAAGCCTGTTGTAAAAGAGCCTGTTAAAAAAGAGCCCGTCAAAGAACCGACACCCCCTGCAAAGAAAAAACTGCTGGACGAAAAAGCACGTCTGGTCGTAGAGAAGAAAGAGACTGAAGAGAACAATGTTACCAAGGTCGTCAAAAAAGAAAAAGTGAAAAAAGAGGAGAAACCCAAAAAGGTCGTAAAGAAAAAAACCGAGAAGCCAAAGAAGAAGATCGTGAAGAAAACACGGCCCAGAAAACCGTCCCGTCCCAAAGGTGGACTGGCCGGTGCACTGATGGGCTCAGGCAGGTCTGTTTCACTGGCACCAAGTGCACCGTCATCACCGAATTACGGCTCACAGATGATCAAACAGCTCTACGGTTCAGAATTCGACAGCTTCACGCCGACACAGAAGAAATTCATCAAGAAGAACCTGGGAGTCATCCACCGCATTACCCAGCGTACGCTCATTCAGAACGGCTATCCTGACGTTGCGGTAAGGACCATGCAGGAAGGAACGAATGTCGTTACCTTCTACCTGCATCCCAATGGCAACATCACCAATCTCAGGCTTCTGAGCCGCATTGGCTATACTGCACTCGATGACAACACACTGGAGGTCATACGTATCGCCTACAAAGACTATCCACGGCCAAAAACCAAAACAAAGATCACTTTTTATGTGCAATACAGTATCTATTAA
- a CDS encoding Na+/H+ antiporter NhaC family protein produces the protein MEYGILSIAIPLLTIFLAIITKDVIVSLVGGIFAGLLVLNGYDPLTAFVALFDGIIALFSEGWIAKTLLFALMIGAIIKLLSLSGAVDSFVLYLSRKAKKIDSPKGAMLLAYIIGVVIFIESSITSLVAGTVAKPLCDKNGVSRAKLAYICDSTSAPICSLIPLNGWGALLLGLIISAVDTNVISGDPVSLLIASIPYNFYAIFTLIIVLFVIYFKFDIGPMKESLPQPYHPNQLNIEAKPTPYPMLLPIIVMVLAVPAGLYLTGKGDIFKGSGSTSVYYGVIVTLFFMYFYYVFGKIISHKMYFKGFYEGLGEMIPVVMILLFALFIGKVIGDLGTAKYLAHLLSGNISPLFVPMLVFLVAAVTAFSTGTSWGTFSIMMPIGLALAATMGVDIPLIIAAVISGGIFGDHASPISDTTIISSMAAGCDHVEHVRTQLPYALIGGIFAAAAFLVAGWFTL, from the coding sequence ATGGAATACGGAATCCTCTCGATCGCTATACCCCTGCTAACGATCTTTTTGGCCATTATAACAAAAGATGTCATCGTTTCTCTCGTAGGCGGGATCTTTGCCGGACTGTTGGTACTCAACGGCTACGATCCTCTCACCGCATTCGTTGCACTGTTCGACGGCATCATTGCTCTTTTTTCCGAAGGCTGGATAGCAAAAACCCTCTTGTTCGCCCTCATGATAGGTGCCATTATCAAACTCCTGAGCCTTTCCGGCGCAGTGGACAGTTTCGTACTTTATCTCAGCCGGAAAGCGAAGAAGATAGATTCACCCAAAGGTGCCATGCTTTTGGCCTACATCATCGGGGTCGTCATATTCATAGAATCCTCCATCACCTCGCTTGTGGCAGGAACCGTTGCCAAACCGCTTTGCGACAAGAACGGTGTGAGCAGAGCGAAGCTCGCCTATATCTGTGACTCCACCTCTGCACCCATTTGCTCCCTCATTCCACTCAACGGCTGGGGTGCACTGCTGTTGGGACTCATCATTTCGGCCGTCGACACCAATGTCATCTCAGGGGACCCGGTCTCACTGCTCATAGCCTCCATTCCTTACAATTTTTATGCCATATTCACGCTCATCATCGTACTTTTCGTGATCTACTTCAAGTTCGATATCGGCCCCATGAAAGAGAGTCTGCCGCAGCCTTATCATCCCAATCAACTCAACATCGAGGCCAAACCCACACCCTACCCGATGCTGCTGCCTATCATCGTCATGGTCCTGGCGGTCCCTGCAGGGCTTTACCTTACCGGCAAAGGCGACATCTTCAAAGGGTCCGGCTCGACCTCTGTCTATTACGGTGTCATCGTCACACTCTTTTTCATGTATTTTTATTATGTTTTCGGGAAGATCATTTCCCATAAGATGTATTTCAAAGGCTTTTATGAAGGTTTGGGAGAGATGATCCCCGTTGTGATGATCCTGCTTTTCGCGCTTTTCATCGGTAAGGTCATCGGCGATCTCGGTACCGCCAAGTACCTTGCCCATCTTCTCAGCGGGAATATATCTCCCCTGTTCGTTCCTATGCTTGTTTTTCTTGTTGCGGCCGTTACCGCTTTTTCCACCGGAACGAGCTGGGGGACCTTCTCCATCATGATGCCCATCGGGCTGGCACTGGCTGCTACGATGGGGGTGGACATTCCCCTTATCATCGCAGCGGTGATCAGCGGCGGCATCTTCGGGGACCATGCCTCTCCCATTTCCGACACGACTATCATCTCCTCTATGGCAGCAGGCTGTGACCATGTGGAACATGTCCGTACACAGCTGCCCTATGCCCTCATAGGAGGCATATTTGCTGCTGCCGCATTCCTTGTCGCGGGATGGTTCACACTGTGA
- a CDS encoding hemerythrin domain-containing protein has protein sequence MFGSLFGSKNQKLVHKWEEEHKEIVALATKVLELYEKGNHEAAKRSLRELNTLAVDHVMDEDLKLFKLMKEESDKLDPKTESMVTDFIAGFKHTKVALMNFLAKYSNPEVPLNDEFYTTFKELVDILAQRISFEESNLYSRLDNS, from the coding sequence ATGTTTGGATCACTGTTCGGATCAAAAAACCAGAAACTTGTCCACAAGTGGGAAGAGGAACACAAAGAGATCGTGGCACTGGCTACAAAAGTACTTGAGTTATATGAGAAGGGAAACCATGAAGCTGCCAAACGCTCCCTTCGGGAACTTAATACGCTTGCTGTGGACCATGTCATGGATGAAGACCTCAAACTCTTCAAACTCATGAAAGAGGAGTCTGACAAACTCGATCCGAAAACAGAATCCATGGTCACTGACTTCATAGCCGGATTCAAACATACGAAAGTCGCACTCATGAACTTCCTGGCAAAATATTCAAATCCGGAAGTACCGCTTAATGATGAGTTCTATACGACGTTCAAAGAGCTGGTGGATATCCTGGCACAGCGTATCTCATTTGAAGAATCAAATCTCTATTCCAGACTTGACAACAGCTAA
- a CDS encoding asparagine synthetase B family protein has translation MQFYGIYYLADKSKNDFNFSADASIYNQTELIKTLQIDNYTKNEKNFETFILKSYEKWQEASPEYLVGDFSFALYDKEKEQLFCARDHLGIRPFYYYHSKDLFAFSSDLDMLFSLTDIPKKPNIASMRSLAEHRSIDHDKTMYENIKRLPPGHSLTLKKDGILHIERYWKPELIKPDESITLQDAAQQFNTLFAEAVRCRLPAEDTVGCELSGGLDSSSVCSVAHRLTNGNIAAFSMRFGEYGCDEGPYIKAVAENLNITPTEVSIDKVDFKNEYNMDFNYRVGPHWPVFLTYTQLFPVAKAVHERNIKVVLTGQGGDHIMSGSRRMIMDYLKTYQWKNFFRELSALGFTKKNIKNYLLIPLLNKKQKDIIKSILEKLHLREPTINTGLQKQPSPYNDTDTFYSEAFEHDVTILNDAGFSTVFDSSAYHAARKLYGIEYRHPFFDIRLVEFMLSLPAEFKYSQNTIKVLLREAMKGVLPETVRERKDKAEFSETIKDQLDAIDVEALFGNASIVDLGIVSEEKLDTYLTQYGDNALSHTISFWTLVNLEIWLKKIKTEERQNFSLLH, from the coding sequence GTGCAGTTTTACGGAATTTATTATCTTGCCGACAAGTCAAAGAACGACTTCAACTTTTCCGCCGATGCTTCCATTTACAACCAAACTGAACTCATAAAAACTCTACAAATTGACAACTATACAAAAAACGAAAAAAACTTTGAAACATTCATACTGAAAAGTTATGAAAAATGGCAGGAAGCATCCCCCGAGTATCTTGTCGGTGACTTCAGTTTTGCTCTTTATGACAAAGAAAAAGAACAGCTCTTTTGCGCACGGGATCACCTTGGTATACGGCCTTTTTATTATTATCACTCCAAAGATCTATTTGCCTTTTCCTCTGACCTGGATATGCTATTTTCACTGACGGATATTCCTAAAAAACCCAATATTGCATCGATGCGTTCACTGGCCGAGCATAGAAGCATTGACCATGACAAAACAATGTACGAAAACATAAAACGTTTACCTCCCGGACACTCTCTTACACTAAAAAAAGATGGCATACTCCACATAGAACGTTACTGGAAACCCGAGCTTATAAAACCTGACGAAAGCATTACACTTCAAGATGCCGCTCAGCAGTTCAATACACTTTTTGCAGAAGCTGTACGGTGCAGGTTGCCTGCAGAAGACACAGTTGGATGCGAACTGAGTGGAGGGCTTGACTCTTCTTCGGTCTGTTCTGTAGCGCATAGATTGACCAATGGAAACATCGCTGCCTTTTCCATGCGTTTTGGAGAGTATGGCTGTGATGAGGGACCATACATCAAAGCTGTGGCAGAAAATCTCAACATTACTCCTACAGAAGTTTCCATTGACAAAGTGGATTTTAAAAATGAGTACAACATGGATTTTAACTATCGGGTCGGTCCGCACTGGCCTGTTTTTTTAACCTACACACAGCTTTTTCCTGTTGCAAAAGCCGTTCATGAAAGAAATATCAAAGTAGTTTTAACCGGCCAGGGTGGTGACCACATCATGAGTGGAAGTCGGCGCATGATCATGGATTATTTGAAGACCTATCAGTGGAAAAACTTTTTTAGAGAGCTCTCCGCACTTGGGTTTACGAAAAAAAATATAAAAAACTATCTGCTGATCCCTCTTTTGAACAAAAAACAGAAAGATATCATAAAATCCATACTTGAAAAACTGCATCTAAGAGAGCCCACTATAAATACAGGGCTACAAAAACAACCTTCACCTTACAATGATACAGACACTTTTTACTCCGAAGCTTTTGAACATGATGTGACCATCCTCAATGATGCAGGTTTCAGTACGGTTTTCGACAGTTCTGCCTACCATGCTGCCAGAAAACTGTATGGCATAGAATACAGGCATCCATTTTTTGATATACGCCTTGTAGAATTTATGCTTTCACTTCCCGCAGAGTTCAAATATTCGCAAAATACCATAAAAGTACTCTTACGTGAAGCGATGAAAGGTGTACTTCCTGAAACAGTAAGAGAAAGAAAAGACAAAGCTGAGTTTTCTGAAACAATTAAAGATCAGCTCGATGCCATAGATGTGGAAGCATTATTTGGAAATGCCTCTATTGTAGATCTTGGGATCGTATCTGAGGAAAAACTGGATACTTATTTAACTCAATACGGAGACAATGCCCTGTCTCATACGATATCATTTTGGACATTGGTCAACCTTGAAATCTGGCTAAAAAAGATAAAGACAGAAGAAAGACAAAATTTTTCACTCCTGCATTAA
- a CDS encoding S8 family serine peptidase, with the protein MVINKKQILVSVFLFFFLLTGLNAAKDNKNIPKNISKNIKRSSVDLKKLSVDEIQTIRSVDVLSEGATSTPAQSEANIVQVPQDAAKTNPSMFVSKKHLEKIKQKKLKKEQVSKKPKKPKNPKYKENEVIVLIKKDKENEALNHIKKDKNLKILKKFKLKTKISEKVFLHIKAKNLSTEQLLKKLKDTYYIESVSPNYIYHLNALPNDVGTQYQWGFNNTGQGFPPYHWLKGTADADIDASEAWDIRTDSTSVVAAVIDTGVDYTNEDLTGNMWTNPDEIPNNGVDDDSNGFIDDYYGANTASDKNGQAEGDPMDVQGHGTHVAGTVGAVGDNSKGVSGVNWEVKVMALNAYKPGEGFYSDDLLEAIQYILDKKANGINVVVVNASYGGGGGSQGDTMANAIQSLGDSGIIFAAAAGNDGSDNDATPHYPSSYDEENIISIANTDYNDDYASSSNYGVTSVDLSAPGSYILSTKWSGSDMVPHEVDEQWYQSQEGGWSHGGTNDNWELIIKDMVYFEGNNECWSDSSGNYSPNTNAYLDSPVFDLSNPVGNDLYLFFYITGRIIDTDDYLGIEYWNSSTNSWDPQITITGDYSSGISYVKQSIDSKYHTSDFRVRFRMVSDGNNQNDGYYIDDVSVGSGTYRVISGTSMATPHVTGAVALLAAEFTNENVTVRKDRILASADPLSTTGKTVTDARLNLFNALQNPALVSITPQYGMTSGNSFTLDGHSFGDVTGKVEFVDGDGNTVEAATTAWANEQITATIPNGYPGKHIRVSRSSDSKSQFIDGSRWSQETDIPLNIDSAAAVAYNGKIYLFGGQTDFVESAAVHIYDTSTHTWSTGTDIPTPRTYASIVLIGDNVYLIGGYAQTTGDIESIVEVYNIGTDTWSTIANLPQALAFTSAAVLNGNIYVSGGTLDGRSAEDALYEYNFSNEGWTAKTPMNYRKSGHGMLAYDGKLYVFGGSDWETGVGADFVDSQKMEIYDPSSNSWSLGVSMPRGVVQFGYAIGVENSQTVFKLAGGTQSWWGNAEQTVMTYNTSTNQWYHTNEGLDELLNTKLGTSLVNVSGDGFYSLGGFDTQASSSKAEMEKLGD; encoded by the coding sequence ATGGTCATAAATAAAAAGCAAATATTGGTAAGCGTTTTTCTGTTCTTTTTTCTGTTAACAGGTTTAAATGCTGCGAAAGATAATAAAAATATACCAAAAAATATATCTAAAAATATAAAAAGATCATCAGTAGATCTGAAAAAGTTATCTGTAGATGAAATTCAAACAATTCGTTCGGTAGATGTGTTGTCAGAAGGAGCAACATCTACGCCTGCACAATCAGAGGCCAATATAGTTCAAGTACCCCAAGACGCTGCTAAAACCAACCCATCCATGTTTGTCTCAAAAAAACATCTTGAAAAAATAAAGCAAAAAAAACTAAAAAAAGAGCAAGTATCAAAAAAACCTAAAAAACCTAAAAACCCCAAATATAAAGAAAACGAAGTAATCGTCCTTATCAAGAAAGACAAAGAAAATGAAGCACTTAACCATATCAAAAAAGATAAAAACCTTAAAATTCTCAAAAAGTTTAAATTGAAAACAAAAATAAGTGAAAAGGTATTTTTACATATTAAAGCCAAAAACCTCTCAACAGAACAGCTCTTGAAAAAGTTGAAAGATACTTACTACATAGAATCTGTTTCTCCAAATTATATTTATCATCTTAACGCATTACCCAATGATGTAGGGACACAATATCAGTGGGGTTTCAATAATACTGGACAGGGATTTCCTCCATACCATTGGCTGAAAGGGACTGCAGATGCAGATATAGATGCATCCGAGGCGTGGGATATACGTACTGACAGTACAAGTGTTGTTGCGGCTGTTATCGATACGGGTGTAGACTATACCAATGAAGATCTAACGGGGAATATGTGGACAAATCCTGATGAAATACCTAATAACGGTGTAGATGATGATAGTAATGGGTTTATTGATGACTATTATGGTGCCAATACAGCATCAGATAAAAATGGACAAGCCGAAGGTGATCCCATGGATGTTCAGGGACACGGTACGCATGTTGCAGGAACAGTTGGGGCTGTTGGAGATAATAGTAAAGGAGTAAGTGGTGTCAACTGGGAAGTAAAGGTTATGGCACTAAATGCGTATAAGCCGGGAGAAGGATTTTACAGTGACGATCTACTTGAAGCCATACAGTATATTCTTGATAAAAAAGCAAATGGAATAAATGTTGTTGTTGTAAATGCTTCTTATGGTGGAGGCGGTGGAAGCCAGGGAGATACAATGGCGAATGCTATTCAGAGTCTTGGTGATAGTGGGATTATCTTTGCAGCAGCGGCAGGCAATGACGGTTCAGACAATGATGCAACACCTCATTATCCTTCGTCATATGATGAGGAAAATATTATTTCCATAGCCAACACGGACTATAATGACGACTATGCATCTTCATCCAATTATGGTGTGACATCTGTCGATCTTTCTGCACCTGGTTCATACATTCTAAGTACAAAATGGTCTGGAAGTGACATGGTACCTCATGAAGTCGATGAACAGTGGTATCAAAGTCAGGAAGGTGGCTGGTCTCATGGTGGAACCAATGATAATTGGGAATTGATTATAAAAGATATGGTCTATTTTGAAGGCAATAATGAATGTTGGAGTGACAGCAGTGGCAACTATAGTCCAAATACCAATGCATATCTTGATTCGCCTGTTTTTGATTTAAGTAATCCTGTTGGTAACGATCTTTATCTTTTTTTCTATATTACAGGGAGAATTATAGATACAGATGATTATCTTGGTATAGAATATTGGAATAGTAGTACAAATAGCTGGGATCCTCAAATTACAATAACAGGAGATTACAGCAGCGGAATATCTTATGTTAAACAATCAATTGATTCAAAATATCATACTTCAGATTTTCGTGTACGATTTCGAATGGTCTCAGATGGTAATAACCAAAATGATGGTTACTATATAGATGATGTTTCTGTAGGGAGTGGGACTTATCGTGTTATCAGTGGAACCTCCATGGCAACACCTCATGTTACCGGAGCAGTTGCCTTGCTGGCAGCAGAATTTACAAATGAAAACGTCACAGTAAGAAAAGACAGGATCCTTGCAAGTGCCGACCCTCTTTCAACGACCGGAAAAACAGTAACAGATGCACGGTTGAATCTTTTTAATGCACTTCAGAATCCCGCTCTCGTAAGTATTACTCCCCAGTATGGCATGACAAGCGGAAACTCCTTTACACTCGATGGACATTCCTTCGGTGATGTTACAGGCAAGGTTGAGTTTGTAGATGGAGACGGAAACACTGTAGAAGCAGCAACTACAGCATGGGCAAATGAACAGATCACTGCTACGATCCCAAATGGTTATCCCGGGAAGCATATCAGGGTAAGCAGAAGTTCTGACAGTAAGTCCCAGTTCATCGACGGCAGCAGATGGTCTCAAGAAACAGATATACCGCTAAATATAGACAGTGCTGCGGCAGTGGCATATAATGGGAAGATCTATCTGTTCGGCGGGCAAACGGACTTTGTTGAAAGTGCTGCAGTACATATATATGATACGTCAACGCATACATGGTCGACTGGTACTGATATACCGACACCAAGAACATATGCCTCAATTGTTTTAATTGGTGATAACGTATATCTTATCGGAGGATATGCCCAAACTACAGGAGACATAGAGAGTATTGTCGAAGTTTATAATATTGGTACTGACACATGGTCAACCATAGCAAATCTTCCACAGGCACTTGCATTTACAAGTGCGGCTGTATTGAACGGAAATATTTATGTGAGCGGAGGTACACTTGATGGACGAAGTGCAGAAGATGCACTTTATGAATATAATTTTTCAAATGAGGGATGGACTGCCAAGACACCTATGAATTACAGAAAAAGTGGTCATGGTATGCTTGCTTATGATGGAAAACTGTATGTCTTTGGGGGGTCTGACTGGGAAACGGGAGTAGGTGCCGATTTTGTTGATTCACAGAAAATGGAAATTTATGACCCATCGTCGAATTCGTGGAGCTTGGGAGTTTCAATGCCGCGAGGTGTCGTACAATTTGGATATGCAATAGGTGTTGAAAACAGTCAAACCGTATTTAAGCTTGCTGGTGGAACACAATCTTGGTGGGGAAATGCAGAACAAACAGTAATGACATACAATACAAGTACAAATCAATGGTATCATACAAATGAAGGCTTGGATGAACTTTTAAATACAAAACTGGGAACTTCTTTAGTTAATGTCAGTGGTGATGGGTTTTATAGTTTAGGTGGTTTTGATACACAGGCATCATCATCAAAAGCAGAGATGGAAAAACTAGGAGATTAA
- a CDS encoding L,D-transpeptidase family protein produces MKKILLGCFFLLIVLQAEIPDTKQLIVVTTKNWSTPSGILQRYEKEEGKWRKVGNAINIKLGRNGLGWGRGLHTIPKHARIIKKEGDGKAPAGIFSLKQAFGYQPFPVKYPYRVYKETDHCVDDVHSRFYNKIVDSTKIKVDYKSKEHMKFPKDFYKYGIVVNHNHIDEKGAVPGAGSCIFLHIKKVPTAGCTVMSEKEMKEIIRWLDPQKHPLLVQGTREVIPYLLKEVGVFRP; encoded by the coding sequence ATGAAAAAGATTTTACTCGGATGCTTCTTTTTGCTTATTGTACTGCAGGCAGAGATCCCTGATACAAAACAGCTCATTGTCGTGACGACAAAGAACTGGTCTACGCCAAGCGGTATACTCCAGCGTTACGAGAAGGAAGAGGGCAAGTGGCGCAAAGTGGGCAATGCGATCAATATCAAGCTGGGCAGGAACGGTCTTGGATGGGGCAGGGGATTACATACCATTCCCAAACATGCCAGGATCATCAAAAAAGAGGGGGACGGCAAGGCACCGGCAGGCATCTTCTCTCTGAAACAGGCTTTCGGCTATCAGCCGTTCCCTGTCAAATATCCCTACAGGGTCTACAAAGAGACGGACCATTGTGTGGATGATGTGCATTCAAGATTTTATAACAAGATCGTGGACTCTACGAAGATCAAGGTTGACTACAAGAGCAAGGAGCATATGAAGTTTCCCAAAGATTTTTACAAATATGGCATTGTCGTCAACCATAACCATATTGATGAAAAGGGTGCTGTTCCCGGTGCGGGGTCCTGTATTTTCCTCCATATCAAGAAGGTCCCGACGGCAGGATGTACAGTAATGAGTGAAAAAGAGATGAAAGAGATCATCCGCTGGCTGGACCCGCAGAAGCATCCGCTTTTGGTACAGGGAACCAGAGAGGTGATCCCCTATTTGTTGAAAGAGGTCGGAGTTTTTCGACCTTAG
- the hemL gene encoding glutamate-1-semialdehyde 2,1-aminomutase, whose translation MAYDKSIAAFEEAYSVIPGGVDSPVRAFSGVEGTPPFIEKGEGAYIYDIDGNRYIDYVQSWGPLIFGHCDADIETSVIDAVKRGLSFGAPTTVETELAQEIVTLFESIDKVRFVSSGTEAVMSAIRLARGVTGRDNILKFTGCYHGHSDSLLVQAGSGLATFGTPSSPGVPADLTKHTLLATYNDIESVEKCFADSPEGIACVIIEPIAGNMGLVPAEEEFLQQLRALCTEHGTLLIFDEVMSGFRASLKGAQGITTVKPDMVTLGKVIGAGMPVGAFGANAEIMGHLSPEGPVYQAGTLSGNPVAMAAGLTSLRKLKTDPTVYVDLGNKAKRLVDGLKKAADSVNVPMVTDVRGSMFGFFFSDKPVKNFADAMENDQKLFAKFHKGMLDRGVYLACSSFETGFISTAITDEMIDETIKAAYEVLKEITN comes from the coding sequence ATGGCATACGATAAAAGCATTGCAGCGTTTGAGGAAGCATACAGCGTCATTCCCGGCGGTGTGGATTCACCGGTAAGGGCATTTTCCGGTGTGGAAGGAACACCGCCTTTCATCGAGAAAGGTGAGGGTGCCTATATCTACGATATCGACGGGAACAGATATATCGACTATGTTCAGAGCTGGGGACCGCTGATCTTCGGACACTGCGATGCGGACATTGAAACATCGGTCATCGATGCGGTCAAAAGAGGGCTCAGTTTCGGAGCACCGACTACGGTAGAGACAGAACTGGCACAGGAGATCGTCACCCTTTTTGAGAGTATCGACAAAGTACGTTTCGTCAGTTCCGGGACCGAAGCGGTCATGTCCGCCATTCGTCTGGCAAGAGGGGTGACAGGCAGAGACAACATCCTGAAATTCACAGGGTGCTACCACGGACACTCAGACTCGCTGCTGGTACAGGCCGGTTCGGGTCTTGCGACCTTTGGGACACCGTCAAGCCCCGGCGTACCGGCTGACCTGACCAAGCATACGCTGCTGGCAACCTACAACGACATCGAAAGTGTCGAGAAGTGTTTTGCGGACTCTCCAGAAGGTATCGCCTGTGTGATCATCGAGCCGATTGCCGGGAATATGGGGCTTGTACCTGCCGAAGAGGAGTTCCTCCAGCAGCTTCGTGCACTCTGTACAGAACATGGCACACTGCTCATCTTCGATGAGGTCATGAGTGGCTTCAGGGCATCACTCAAAGGCGCACAGGGCATCACAACGGTCAAGCCTGACATGGTGACGCTTGGCAAGGTCATCGGTGCGGGTATGCCTGTGGGTGCCTTCGGTGCCAATGCGGAGATCATGGGGCACCTCTCTCCTGAAGGACCTGTCTATCAGGCGGGGACACTCTCGGGGAACCCTGTTGCCATGGCGGCAGGGTTGACGAGCCTTAGAAAACTCAAAACCGATCCTACGGTCTATGTAGACCTTGGTAACAAAGCCAAAAGACTGGTCGATGGGCTCAAAAAAGCGGCAGATTCCGTCAATGTACCGATGGTAACGGATGTAAGAGGTTCCATGTTCGGGTTCTTCTTCTCGGACAAACCTGTGAAGAATTTTGCAGATGCGATGGAGAACGACCAGAAGCTTTTCGCCAAATTCCATAAAGGGATGCTGGACAGAGGTGTCTACCTTGCCTGCTCCTCTTTTGAAACAGGTTTCATCTCCACAGCCATTACCGATGAGATGATCGATGAGACGATCAAAGCAGCCTACGAGGTACTCAAAGAGATCACGAACTGA
- a CDS encoding YeeE/YedE thiosulfate transporter family protein: MEVKIITQGDDLASRIVQMFENVIHQGHGSLALVFLIGIIFGGIIQYTRVDKFEKIAGFSMLKDTIVPKMLFLAVGLTSIALYFMIEAGWAHYHVKPILWQGLVIGGTIFGISMAIMGKCPGTGPVSIAEGRIDVLIGAIGGLLGGLVFTVYYDDLFKPLMGESLGKLTLPEFFPGNEHLVVLIFGVAVTLVAILIPKVEMFDEADLSKLPDDQRPDRE; the protein is encoded by the coding sequence ATGGAAGTCAAAATCATTACCCAGGGTGACGATCTTGCTTCACGCATTGTACAGATGTTCGAGAATGTCATTCACCAGGGGCATGGCTCTCTGGCACTTGTCTTTCTCATCGGCATTATCTTCGGGGGTATCATTCAGTATACACGTGTGGACAAGTTCGAGAAGATCGCCGGTTTCTCCATGCTCAAAGACACCATCGTTCCCAAGATGCTCTTTCTTGCTGTGGGACTTACCAGTATCGCACTCTACTTCATGATCGAAGCGGGATGGGCACACTACCATGTCAAACCCATTTTGTGGCAGGGTCTTGTCATCGGAGGAACGATCTTCGGTATCTCCATGGCCATTATGGGAAAATGCCCGGGGACAGGCCCTGTCTCCATTGCTGAAGGGCGTATCGACGTCCTCATTGGTGCCATCGGAGGTCTTCTGGGAGGCCTGGTTTTTACGGTCTATTACGACGACCTCTTCAAACCGCTGATGGGCGAAAGCCTGGGCAAACTTACCCTGCCGGAATTTTTTCCCGGAAACGAGCATCTCGTCGTACTCATCTTCGGTGTGGCCGTGACACTCGTTGCCATTCTCATTCCAAAGGTGGAGATGTTCGACGAAGCAGACCTCTCCAAACTGCCTGACGACCAGAGACCGGACAGAGAGTAG